The Victivallis sp. Marseille-Q1083 genome has a window encoding:
- a CDS encoding helix-turn-helix transcriptional regulator, whose protein sequence is MWTNKITSSEIDEFTTEWVNRSFYLQESAWKFSGCLEYLDRLQFPAWANIIFFNDPELEFHIPPILFRGPMLPYPLPVFEQDFNNIEKAFSKIPQQIKTYFLIVQEATETIYDCFKRACQIAQKFNHLQRLQYIVAFRIEEQLKWVVSVFTHQKLFEQQQKLFLALDYRQLTKHSLPKLAPVSQPAGKLLVFETTPHNREVLAQYIQVVLRHKTLPFVLDIIAPILMISDVGDCLLSQIRHYHGTNIIIENGYIQWLDHNTSHTVISFAKSAIKDTEVLAGKLCHEFFSRKAQVLIWDSELIPRPDSPLGLFFQELLDAGYHVWLCLHSEIDNLEMKWQEKISVIRKSGRNGQQLFITKHTTIGVDSRPKQYRCSADAKNEIFGSKYAGLGREIQELSAHGKGEKEIARQLNLSIYTLRQIKRRAGIRVNAPLKRKRRTGMDKKIAALRGSLPVNEIARRLKTSPSYIRKRFMAQDAAKQKLLTQGTEPPTQQFVPYD, encoded by the coding sequence ATGTGGACAAACAAAATAACTTCTTCGGAAATTGATGAGTTCACTACCGAATGGGTCAACCGAAGCTTCTATCTGCAGGAAAGTGCCTGGAAGTTTTCTGGCTGTTTGGAATACTTGGACCGTCTGCAATTTCCGGCTTGGGCCAATATAATTTTCTTCAATGATCCGGAATTAGAATTCCATATTCCGCCCATTCTCTTTCGAGGGCCGATGTTGCCATATCCATTACCGGTTTTTGAACAAGATTTCAACAACATCGAAAAGGCATTCTCGAAAATCCCACAACAAATAAAAACTTATTTTCTTATCGTGCAGGAAGCCACAGAAACGATTTACGATTGTTTTAAACGGGCCTGTCAAATTGCCCAAAAATTTAATCATTTGCAGAGATTGCAATATATTGTTGCATTCCGTATAGAGGAACAGTTAAAGTGGGTTGTTTCCGTTTTTACTCATCAGAAGCTTTTTGAGCAACAGCAGAAGCTGTTTTTGGCTTTGGACTATCGGCAGTTGACAAAGCATTCCCTTCCTAAGCTGGCTCCAGTATCCCAGCCGGCCGGAAAGCTGCTGGTTTTTGAAACCACTCCGCATAACCGCGAAGTTCTTGCACAATATATCCAAGTGGTACTGCGGCATAAAACCCTTCCGTTTGTTCTCGACATAATCGCCCCAATTCTTATGATCTCCGATGTCGGTGACTGCTTGCTTTCCCAGATACGCCACTATCACGGAACCAATATTATCATAGAAAATGGTTATATTCAATGGCTGGACCACAATACCAGCCATACGGTCATCAGCTTTGCCAAGTCAGCAATAAAAGATACTGAAGTCTTGGCCGGGAAGCTTTGTCATGAATTTTTCTCGCGTAAGGCACAAGTTCTGATCTGGGACAGTGAATTGATTCCCCGCCCAGATAGTCCTCTCGGTTTGTTTTTCCAAGAGCTATTAGATGCCGGATACCATGTCTGGCTGTGTTTGCATAGTGAAATTGACAACTTAGAGATGAAGTGGCAGGAGAAAATTTCAGTCATCCGCAAATCCGGTCGAAACGGACAGCAACTTTTTATTACCAAACATACAACTATCGGAGTCGATAGCCGTCCTAAACAATACCGCTGCTCGGCAGATGCCAAAAATGAGATATTCGGCAGTAAATATGCCGGACTGGGACGAGAAATCCAGGAATTATCTGCCCATGGGAAAGGAGAAAAAGAAATCGCCCGGCAATTGAATCTGAGTATTTATACGTTACGACAGATCAAGCGGCGAGCGGGTATCAGAGTAAATGCGCCGCTGAAACGGAAACGGCGTACCGGAATGGATAAAAAAATTGCGGCGTTGAGGGGCTCCCTGCCAGTAAATGAAATCGCTCGGCGACTGAAAACGTCCCCGAGCTATATCAGAAAACGTTTCATGGCACAGGATGCCGCGAAACAGAAATTGTTAACTCAGGGTACTGAGCCACCAACGCAGCAATTCGTCCCGTATGATTAG
- a CDS encoding helix-turn-helix domain-containing protein codes for MILTPEEIKVVKDFLAPAVKNGLLDGRRLNELLKLAASGGESRPKAPEKLYTVKEAAELLGCHPKSIYRYFREGRLHKVQSGKRAVRISQHEIEHFPK; via the coding sequence ATGATCCTGACTCCGGAAGAGATCAAAGTGGTCAAAGACTTTTTAGCCCCAGCCGTGAAAAACGGCCTGCTTGACGGCAGGCGGTTGAATGAACTTCTGAAGCTGGCGGCTTCCGGCGGCGAAAGCCGACCGAAAGCGCCAGAGAAATTATACACGGTAAAAGAAGCCGCCGAGCTTCTTGGCTGCCACCCGAAATCGATTTACCGCTATTTCCGGGAAGGACGTTTGCACAAGGTACAATCGGGGAAACGCGCCGTCCGAATATCCCAACATGAAATTGAACATTTTCCTAAATAA
- a CDS encoding ATP-binding protein, translating to MIQREIQQQLLKLASMYPVVTLTGPRQSGKTTLAKMTFPQHQYVNLENFDIRQMAEADPRGFLKSYAPPVIFDEIQRVPKLLSFIQTAVDENKTYGQYILTGSHQPALGAGVSQSLAGRTGILQLLPLSISELTASGITLERDQYLYSGFMPRLYDTTLDPKNLYRDYFSTYVEKDVRQMLNIKDLSQFETFVKLLAGRVGQLVNLASLAGDVGVSSQTLAQWLSVLEASFIIFQLPGYYENFGKRLIKSRKLYFTEVGLATWLLGINSPEQVARDPLFGGLFENMVVIEALKQRFNAGETAELYFIRDSQGLEADLLFRKNNQTLIPVEIKGGMTWNKDFCKNLLKFRKLSEKFQPGFVIYSGDLTPEIDGIRFLNFKDTGIVVK from the coding sequence ATGATTCAGCGCGAAATACAACAACAACTGCTCAAGTTAGCCTCCATGTATCCGGTGGTCACGCTTACCGGCCCCCGACAGTCCGGCAAGACCACTCTGGCGAAGATGACATTTCCGCAGCACCAGTATGTCAATCTGGAAAACTTCGATATCCGGCAGATGGCCGAAGCCGATCCCAGGGGATTTCTGAAGAGCTACGCGCCGCCGGTCATCTTCGATGAAATCCAGCGCGTCCCGAAGCTGTTGAGCTTCATTCAGACTGCCGTGGATGAAAACAAAACCTATGGACAGTATATCCTGACCGGCAGCCATCAACCGGCTTTGGGGGCCGGCGTTTCACAGTCGCTGGCCGGGCGTACCGGCATTCTGCAACTGCTGCCGCTCTCCATTTCCGAGCTGACCGCCTCCGGTATTACGCTGGAGCGCGATCAATACCTTTATTCCGGCTTTATGCCGCGCCTTTACGACACGACGCTTGATCCGAAGAACCTCTACCGTGATTACTTCTCGACCTATGTGGAGAAGGATGTGCGTCAGATGCTGAATATCAAGGACCTCAGTCAGTTTGAAACATTTGTGAAGCTGCTGGCGGGCCGTGTGGGGCAACTGGTCAATCTGGCCTCACTGGCGGGAGATGTGGGCGTATCGTCACAGACGCTCGCCCAGTGGCTTTCCGTACTGGAAGCCAGCTTCATCATCTTTCAACTGCCGGGATACTATGAGAATTTCGGCAAACGCCTGATCAAGAGCAGGAAACTCTACTTTACGGAAGTCGGTCTGGCGACATGGCTATTGGGAATCAATTCTCCTGAACAGGTTGCCCGCGATCCGCTGTTCGGCGGCCTTTTTGAAAACATGGTGGTCATTGAGGCGCTGAAACAACGCTTCAACGCGGGCGAAACGGCGGAACTGTACTTCATTCGGGATTCGCAGGGGCTGGAGGCCGACCTCCTGTTTCGCAAGAACAACCAAACGTTGATACCGGTGGAAATCAAAGGCGGCATGACCTGGAACAAGGATTTCTGCAAAAATCTCTTGAAGTTCCGCAAACTGTCGGAGAAATTCCAGCCCGGTTTCGTCATCTATTCCGGCGATCTGACGCCGGAAATCGACGGCATCAGATTTCTCAATTTCAAAGATACCGGCATAGTGGTAAAATGA
- a CDS encoding glycoside hydrolase family 1 protein, with amino-acid sequence MLGIFSLPRPVEFPADFLWGSATAGHQIEGNNLHSQNYRHELEAHFAEPSGSACNSWELYEQDIELAAELGQRAFRLSIEWSRIEPAEGRRDRQALQRYLKVLECLQAHQIKVFLTLHHFSHPAWFEDLGEFRLRENVKYFERHVEFLVPQVAPFVSNWNIINEFNLPRGAGANERKANLLHAHARCAAIIRQYSGAPIGTAHALVHWAPEQEFDEFDVTQTRLIDWETNGFFFHAIRTGELLLPYREAEQIPGLKDSCDYWALNYYTRHYLTARKPFENAPRHDCDHIRMIDRPFYLEEFYPDGLILEIDRLRDKPVIITENGLSCDDDRLRILYIARHLQALAEAIRRGARVDGYLYWSFLDNYEWSSFVPRFGLVDVDFKTFRRTPKPSAYFYRDIIARGGFDRELLLQYLPEFRDWKLYV; translated from the coding sequence ATGCTCGGGATTTTTTCACTGCCCCGTCCGGTCGAATTTCCGGCGGATTTCCTCTGGGGCTCGGCCACGGCCGGTCACCAGATTGAGGGAAATAACCTTCACAGTCAGAATTACCGTCACGAACTGGAAGCCCATTTTGCCGAACCCTCCGGCTCGGCCTGCAATTCCTGGGAGTTATACGAACAGGACATCGAGCTGGCCGCGGAACTCGGCCAGCGGGCTTTCCGACTGTCGATCGAATGGAGCCGAATCGAGCCGGCAGAAGGCCGGCGCGACCGCCAGGCACTTCAGCGCTACCTGAAAGTGCTGGAATGCCTGCAAGCGCACCAAATCAAAGTATTCCTGACCCTGCACCACTTCTCTCATCCGGCCTGGTTTGAGGATCTCGGCGAATTCCGGCTGCGGGAAAATGTCAAATACTTCGAGCGGCACGTCGAATTTCTGGTACCGCAAGTCGCGCCGTTCGTCAGCAACTGGAATATCATCAACGAATTCAATTTGCCGCGCGGCGCCGGCGCCAACGAGCGCAAAGCCAATCTGCTCCACGCCCATGCCCGTTGCGCAGCGATCATCCGCCAATATTCCGGCGCGCCGATCGGCACTGCCCACGCGCTGGTCCACTGGGCGCCGGAACAGGAATTCGATGAATTCGACGTCACCCAAACCAGGCTGATCGACTGGGAAACCAACGGTTTCTTCTTTCACGCCATCCGGACCGGCGAATTGCTGCTGCCGTACCGGGAAGCCGAACAGATTCCGGGCCTTAAGGATTCCTGCGATTATTGGGCGCTCAATTATTATACGCGCCATTACCTGACGGCCCGCAAACCGTTTGAAAACGCGCCGCGGCACGATTGCGATCACATCCGGATGATCGACCGTCCCTTTTATCTCGAAGAATTCTACCCGGACGGCCTGATCCTTGAAATCGACCGGCTGCGCGACAAACCGGTCATCATCACCGAAAACGGCCTCTCCTGCGACGACGACCGGTTGCGCATCCTCTATATCGCCCGCCACCTCCAGGCGCTGGCGGAAGCCATCCGGCGCGGCGCCCGGGTCGACGGTTATCTCTACTGGTCGTTCCTCGACAATTACGAGTGGTCCAGTTTCGTGCCGCGTTTCGGCCTGGTCGATGTGGATTTCAAAACCTTCCGCCGGACACCGAAGCCGAGCGCTTATTTCTACCGGGATATTATCGCCCGCGGCGGTTTCGACCGCGAATTGCTGCTTCAATATCTGCCGGAATTCCGCGATTGGAAACTGTACGTCTGA
- a CDS encoding carbohydrate kinase, whose translation MRIFSFGEILFDVFADGAHLGGAPLNLAVHLHRLGAEVGLISAVGEDELGETARREVARQGLSLAYIARVPQPTGTVTVTLDEAKVPSYFFQLDCAYDHIPVPELADPAMDLFCFGTLAQRGEVSRASLWKLLDQVAAPVFCDVNLRQNFYSKAVLEASLQVADIVKLNDEELPRIASMFGMAPECEALADRFQLQLIVETLGPDGCRIWQDGRTVDSPAYPAEIVSTVGAGDAFSAAFLYHFLSGCGIEAAAAAGNRLAAEVAARPGAF comes from the coding sequence TTGCGTATTTTTTCCTTTGGAGAAATTCTGTTTGATGTTTTCGCCGACGGGGCGCACCTGGGCGGTGCGCCGTTGAATTTGGCGGTTCATCTGCACCGGCTGGGGGCCGAGGTCGGATTGATTTCGGCGGTGGGAGAGGATGAACTCGGGGAAACCGCCAGGCGGGAGGTGGCCAGGCAGGGGCTTTCGCTCGCTTATATCGCCCGGGTGCCGCAACCGACCGGAACGGTTACCGTAACGCTTGATGAAGCCAAAGTTCCCTCATACTTTTTTCAATTGGACTGCGCCTACGATCATATTCCGGTTCCGGAGTTGGCGGATCCGGCGATGGATCTGTTCTGTTTCGGCACGCTGGCGCAGCGGGGGGAGGTTTCCAGAGCTTCGCTGTGGAAATTGCTGGATCAAGTGGCGGCGCCGGTCTTTTGCGATGTCAATCTGCGGCAGAATTTCTATTCGAAAGCCGTTTTGGAGGCCTCGCTTCAAGTGGCGGATATCGTCAAATTGAACGACGAAGAACTGCCGCGAATCGCATCGATGTTCGGCATGGCGCCGGAGTGCGAGGCTCTGGCCGACCGTTTCCAATTGCAACTGATCGTCGAAACGCTCGGTCCGGACGGTTGCCGGATCTGGCAGGACGGCCGGACGGTGGATTCGCCGGCCTATCCGGCTGAAATTGTCAGCACGGTGGGAGCCGGCGATGCGTTCAGCGCCGCTTTCCTCTATCATTTTCTTTCCGGCTGCGGCATTGAAGCGGCGGCAGCGGCCGGCAACCGTCTGGCGGCGGAGGTGGCGGCCCGGCCGGGTGCCTTTTAG
- a CDS encoding sugar porter family MFS transporter has translation MMIKGRLWLWAVTSALAGFLFGFDTVVISGAEKQIQDLWSLSGAMHGWALSSALWGTVLGAFCGGFPTSRWGRRKTLILNGILYVVSAIGSAFAWDVSSFIVARFIGGVGIGISTIAAPLFIAEISPADDRGKLAGLFQFNIVFGILMAYLSNFIIGNVCEAEVAWRWMLGVEALPAIVYMSLCFLLPESPRWLIVNAQREAEGAEVFRKLNPAMSEADIRTLVASVAATGTVVTEKKSKFWSKRLRYPILFAFLIAFFNQLSGINVILYFAPRLLGLAGMSNALAASISLGITNLIFTFVGLWLIDRLGRRTLLYIGSVGYILSLGVCAVAFFSFAEFKVVSAAIDTAGGADLQMRIETEEGYLTAADQERALREYRTAREALMKATASERYGGDEVVIPEQATPQEVKMIAAHSQQEASALLGSSSWIVLVCMIVFIAAHAIGSGTIIWVFIAEIFPNDQRASGQALGSFTHWIFAALLTLVFPIAIKAFDAGYMFAFFCAMMILQLIWAKTMMPETKGRSLEDIENELSPVR, from the coding sequence ATGATGATCAAAGGGCGGCTCTGGTTGTGGGCGGTTACTTCGGCGTTGGCCGGCTTTCTGTTCGGTTTTGACACCGTGGTCATTTCCGGAGCGGAAAAGCAGATTCAGGATCTCTGGTCGCTGAGTGGAGCGATGCATGGTTGGGCGTTGAGTTCGGCATTGTGGGGTACGGTGCTGGGCGCGTTTTGCGGCGGTTTTCCGACGTCCCGCTGGGGGCGTCGGAAAACATTGATTCTCAACGGTATTCTCTATGTGGTATCGGCGATCGGGTCGGCGTTTGCCTGGGATGTGTCGTCGTTTATCGTCGCCAGATTCATCGGCGGCGTCGGGATCGGCATTTCGACGATTGCGGCGCCGCTTTTCATCGCCGAAATTTCACCGGCCGACGACCGCGGCAAACTGGCCGGGCTCTTTCAGTTCAACATTGTATTCGGTATCCTGATGGCTTATCTGTCCAATTTCATCATCGGCAATGTTTGCGAGGCGGAGGTTGCCTGGCGCTGGATGTTGGGAGTCGAGGCGTTGCCGGCGATCGTTTATATGTCGCTGTGTTTCCTGCTGCCGGAGAGTCCGCGTTGGCTGATTGTCAATGCGCAGCGGGAAGCGGAGGGGGCCGAAGTATTTCGCAAACTCAATCCGGCGATGAGCGAAGCGGACATTCGGACTTTGGTCGCCTCGGTGGCGGCCACCGGTACGGTGGTGACCGAAAAGAAGTCGAAATTCTGGTCGAAACGGCTGCGTTATCCGATTCTGTTCGCTTTTCTGATCGCTTTCTTTAATCAGCTGTCCGGCATCAACGTCATTTTGTATTTTGCGCCGCGCCTGCTGGGGCTGGCCGGGATGAGCAACGCGCTGGCGGCTTCGATCAGCCTGGGCATCACCAATTTGATTTTTACGTTTGTCGGCTTGTGGCTGATCGACAGGCTGGGGCGGCGGACCCTGCTGTACATCGGTTCGGTCGGTTATATTCTGAGCCTCGGCGTTTGTGCGGTCGCCTTTTTCTCCTTCGCCGAATTCAAAGTGGTTTCGGCGGCGATCGATACGGCCGGCGGCGCCGACCTGCAGATGCGTATCGAAACGGAGGAGGGCTATCTGACCGCTGCCGACCAGGAACGGGCTCTCCGGGAGTATCGGACGGCGCGGGAAGCGCTGATGAAGGCCACGGCGTCGGAGCGTTACGGCGGCGATGAGGTGGTGATTCCAGAACAGGCCACGCCGCAGGAGGTTAAAATGATCGCCGCGCATTCGCAGCAGGAGGCTTCGGCTTTGCTGGGCTCTTCCAGTTGGATTGTGTTGGTCTGCATGATTGTGTTCATTGCGGCGCATGCGATCGGTTCCGGGACGATCATCTGGGTGTTTATCGCCGAAATTTTCCCGAACGACCAACGGGCGTCCGGACAGGCGCTCGGCAGCTTCACCCACTGGATTTTCGCCGCGCTCCTGACGCTGGTGTTTCCGATTGCCATCAAGGCTTTCGATGCCGGTTACATGTTCGCCTTTTTCTGCGCGATGATGATCTTGCAGTTGATCTGGGCGAAGACGATGATGCCGGAAACCAAAGGCCGCTCGCTGGAAGATATCGAAAACGAGTTGAGTCCGGTGCGATAA